A genome region from Methylorubrum populi includes the following:
- a CDS encoding PetM family of cytochrome b6f complex subunit 7 gives MLRTVSRFLGLPFFSRALGLVVMAAGFVQLCYDGARSIANNSLRITSLAELIRSLPQERLTALANTIRQAAPWADTLVLTPLGLVPAALFGLGLGALLVWLGQPPREPIGFLTRP, from the coding sequence ATGCTGCGAACCGTTTCCCGCTTCCTCGGATTGCCGTTCTTCAGCCGGGCGCTCGGGCTCGTGGTGATGGCGGCGGGCTTCGTGCAGCTCTGCTACGACGGCGCCCGCTCGATCGCGAACAACAGCCTGCGGATCACCAGTCTCGCCGAGCTGATCCGGTCGCTGCCGCAGGAGCGGCTGACCGCGCTCGCCAACACGATCCGGCAGGCGGCGCCCTGGGCGGACACCCTCGTGCTGACCCCGCTCGGCCTCGTGCCGGCGGCCCTGTTCGGCCTCGGCCTCGGCGCGTTGCTGGTCTGGCTCGGCCAGCCGCCGCGGGAGCCGATCGGGTTCTTGACGCGGCCGTAG
- the nhaA gene encoding Na+/H+ antiporter NhaA, protein MAASPRPAPRRPLSAVRGPLADESAGGLVLMAAAAAALAVANSPLAADYDHWLHLPLGPMSLLHWINDGLMVVFFLLVGLEIKREALDGQLRTWPARVLPGLAAGAGMAAPALVYLAFNAGQATARGWAIPAATDIAFALGVLALLGARVPVSLKIFLSAVAIVDDLGAVVVIALFYTGRIDGEMLAAAAGILALLFALNRLGVRALTPYLAAGLVLWFFVLRSGVHATVAGVLLALFVPIRPRPGKPEDTASPLHRLEHALSPWVSFLIVPVFGFANAGVTLVGLPVGALVDPVTLGVALGLFLGKQAGIFLSVRLAVAAGLAARPAGASWGQVYGVALLCGIGFTMSLFVGALAFTDGLHGTETKLGVLGGSLLSGIFGALLLVRAAPRMPKA, encoded by the coding sequence ATGGCAGCCTCGCCCCGTCCCGCCCCGCGGCGCCCGCTCTCGGCGGTGCGCGGCCCGCTCGCCGACGAATCCGCCGGCGGCCTCGTGCTGATGGCGGCCGCCGCCGCCGCGCTCGCGGTGGCGAACTCGCCGCTTGCCGCGGACTACGATCACTGGCTCCACCTGCCGCTCGGGCCGATGAGCCTGCTGCACTGGATCAACGACGGCCTGATGGTCGTGTTCTTCCTGCTGGTCGGGCTCGAGATCAAGCGCGAGGCCCTCGACGGGCAACTGCGCACATGGCCGGCCCGCGTGCTGCCGGGGCTGGCCGCGGGGGCGGGCATGGCGGCGCCGGCCCTGGTCTACCTCGCCTTCAATGCCGGGCAGGCGACCGCCCGCGGCTGGGCGATTCCGGCGGCCACCGACATCGCCTTCGCGCTCGGCGTTCTGGCGCTGCTGGGCGCGCGGGTGCCGGTCTCGCTGAAGATCTTCCTCTCGGCGGTGGCGATCGTCGACGATCTCGGCGCGGTCGTCGTCATCGCGCTGTTCTATACCGGGCGGATCGACGGGGAGATGCTGGCCGCGGCCGCCGGCATCCTGGCCTTGCTCTTCGCCCTCAACCGCCTCGGGGTGCGGGCGCTGACGCCCTATCTCGCCGCCGGCCTCGTCCTCTGGTTCTTCGTGCTGCGCTCCGGCGTCCACGCCACCGTGGCCGGGGTTCTGCTCGCGCTGTTCGTGCCGATCCGCCCGAGGCCGGGCAAGCCGGAGGACACGGCCTCGCCGCTGCACCGGCTCGAACATGCCTTGAGCCCCTGGGTCTCGTTTCTGATCGTTCCGGTCTTCGGCTTCGCCAATGCCGGGGTGACGCTGGTCGGGCTGCCGGTCGGCGCGCTGGTCGATCCCGTGACCCTCGGCGTCGCCCTCGGCCTGTTCCTCGGCAAGCAGGCCGGCATTTTCCTGAGCGTCCGGCTCGCCGTCGCCGCCGGCCTCGCCGCCCGGCCGGCCGGAGCGAGTTGGGGCCAGGTCTACGGCGTCGCGCTCCTGTGCGGCATCGGCTTCACCATGAGCCTGTTCGTCGGCGCGCTCGCCTTCACCGACGGTCTGCACGGGACGGAGACCAAGCTCGGCGTGCTCGGCGGCTCGCTGCTGTCGGGGATTTTCGGGGCCCTGCTGCTGGTGCGCGCCGCGCCCCGGATGCCGAAGGCGTGA
- a CDS encoding TlpA disulfide reductase family protein, with protein MTATPKLLAAGGALAAVLVGGLALYGTGSNLGNLTASGPCAEAAPVAARLAPLARGEVAAFDAAAPRPAPAVGFKGPDGAATDLAALRGKLLLVNLWATWCAPCKAEMPALDRLEAELGGDAFRVVAINVETRNLDRPPAWFKANGIAHLAYYGDPEGKVLPAIQSAIGSTGLPTTMLVDGKGCTLGVMKGPAEWSSEDGKRLIRAALGL; from the coding sequence GTGACGGCGACCCCGAAGCTCCTTGCCGCGGGCGGCGCGCTCGCCGCCGTCCTCGTCGGCGGCCTCGCCCTATACGGGACGGGCTCGAACCTCGGCAACCTCACGGCCTCGGGTCCCTGCGCCGAGGCGGCTCCGGTCGCGGCCCGGCTCGCGCCGCTGGCCCGCGGCGAAGTCGCGGCCTTCGACGCCGCCGCCCCGCGTCCGGCCCCGGCGGTCGGCTTCAAGGGACCGGACGGGGCGGCGACCGATCTCGCGGCGTTGCGCGGAAAACTGCTTCTGGTGAACCTGTGGGCGACGTGGTGCGCCCCCTGCAAGGCCGAGATGCCGGCCCTCGACCGGCTGGAGGCGGAACTCGGCGGCGACGCCTTCCGGGTGGTGGCGATCAACGTCGAGACGCGCAACCTCGACAGGCCGCCGGCCTGGTTCAAGGCCAACGGCATCGCGCATCTGGCCTATTACGGCGATCCGGAGGGCAAGGTGCTGCCGGCGATCCAGTCCGCGATCGGCTCGACCGGCCTGCCGACGACGATGCTGGTCGACGGCAAGGGCTGTACGCTCGGCGTGATGAAGGGGCCGGCCGAATGGTCGAGCGAGGACGGCAAGCGGCTGATCCGCGCGGCGCTCGGCCTCTGA
- the argH gene encoding argininosuccinate lyase gives MSNRMWGGRFASGPAEIMEEINASIGFDRRLAPQDIRGSLAHVAMLGKQGILPAEDVAAIEAGLKSVEAEIARGEFVFRRELEDIHMAVESRLTEIVGPAAGRLHTARSRNDQVATDMRLWVRDTLDALDAQVADLQRALAETAERHAATVMPGFTHLQSAQPVTFGHHCLAYVEMLARDRGRFRDARARLNECPLGAAALAGTSFGIDRHATAAALGFDRPTANSLDSVADRDFALEALSAASICAVHLSRFAEELVVWTSAQFGFVKLSDRFTTGSSIMPQKRNPDAAELVRAKAGRIIGALTGLLIVMKGLPLAYSKDMQEDKEGTFDALQSLSLCLAAMAGMVRDLEPVAETLERAAGSGYATATDLADWLVRELNMPFRQAHHVTGRVVAAASERGIGLEDLPLDVMQAIEPGITEAVFAVLGVENSVASRTSYGGTAPDNVRRQARSWLETLGPVEK, from the coding sequence ATGAGCAACCGGATGTGGGGCGGCCGCTTCGCCAGCGGCCCGGCCGAGATCATGGAGGAGATCAACGCCTCCATCGGGTTCGACAGGCGGCTCGCGCCCCAGGACATCCGCGGCTCGCTGGCGCATGTCGCGATGCTGGGTAAGCAAGGCATCCTGCCGGCCGAGGATGTGGCAGCCATCGAAGCCGGGCTCAAGTCCGTCGAGGCGGAGATCGCGCGCGGCGAATTCGTCTTCCGGCGCGAACTGGAGGACATCCACATGGCGGTGGAGAGCCGCCTGACCGAGATCGTCGGCCCGGCCGCGGGCCGCCTGCACACCGCCCGCTCGCGCAACGATCAGGTCGCCACCGACATGCGGCTGTGGGTGCGCGACACGCTGGACGCCCTCGACGCGCAGGTCGCCGACCTCCAGCGGGCGCTGGCCGAGACGGCGGAGCGGCACGCCGCCACGGTGATGCCGGGCTTCACCCACCTGCAATCGGCCCAGCCCGTGACCTTCGGCCACCACTGCCTGGCCTATGTCGAGATGCTGGCGCGCGACCGCGGCCGCTTCCGCGATGCCCGCGCGCGCCTCAACGAGTGCCCGCTGGGTGCTGCGGCTCTGGCCGGCACCTCCTTCGGAATCGACCGGCACGCCACCGCCGCCGCCCTCGGCTTCGACCGGCCGACGGCGAACTCGCTCGATTCCGTGGCCGACCGCGACTTCGCCCTGGAAGCGCTCTCGGCCGCCTCGATCTGCGCGGTCCACCTCTCGCGCTTCGCCGAGGAGCTGGTGGTGTGGACCTCGGCGCAGTTCGGCTTCGTCAAGCTGTCCGACCGCTTCACCACCGGCTCGTCGATCATGCCGCAGAAGCGCAACCCCGACGCCGCCGAACTCGTGCGCGCCAAGGCCGGACGCATCATCGGCGCGCTCACCGGCCTGCTCATCGTGATGAAGGGCCTGCCGCTGGCCTACTCGAAGGACATGCAGGAGGACAAGGAGGGCACCTTCGACGCCCTGCAATCGCTCTCCCTGTGCCTCGCCGCCATGGCCGGCATGGTGCGCGACCTCGAACCCGTCGCCGAGACGCTCGAACGGGCGGCGGGCTCGGGCTACGCCACCGCCACGGATCTCGCCGACTGGCTGGTGCGCGAACTGAACATGCCGTTCCGGCAGGCCCACCACGTCACCGGCCGGGTCGTGGCCGCGGCGTCCGAGCGCGGGATCGGGCTCGAGGATCTGCCGCTCGACGTGATGCAGGCGATCGAGCCCGGGATCACCGAAGCCGTCTTCGCGGTGCTCGGTGTCGAGAATTCCGTGGCGAGCCGCACGAGCTATGGCGGCACGGCGCCCGACAACGTGCGTCGGCAGGCTCGAAGCTGGCTGGAGACGCTCGGTCCTGTGGAGAAGTAG
- a CDS encoding invasion associated locus b family protein: MQRHRLPILRPTSGSGRILAALVLGTAGAVLAPAPSERAFAQDAIQGAEVIRARASRKAKSAALPPGMQQAVPLAVFGDWNVFTNGAQTREKLCYVIAQPTTRSPKTLARDTGYLFVTFPKGGAQGEIAVMLGFKPKPAAAQAKPGAAAAPGDPYLTVGTTRYGLVVKDENAWIQNQADEPRIATEMSRTQTATIRTVSQRGKPTQDDYALGGFSEALKRAREECK, encoded by the coding sequence ATGCAGCGGCACCGCCTCCCGATCCTCCGCCCGACCTCCGGTTCCGGCCGCATCCTCGCGGCCCTCGTCCTCGGTACGGCCGGCGCCGTCCTCGCGCCGGCTCCGTCCGAGCGGGCCTTCGCGCAGGATGCGATCCAGGGAGCCGAGGTGATCCGCGCCCGGGCCAGCCGCAAGGCGAAGAGCGCGGCCCTGCCGCCCGGCATGCAGCAGGCGGTGCCGCTCGCCGTGTTCGGCGACTGGAACGTGTTCACCAACGGCGCCCAGACCCGCGAAAAACTCTGCTACGTCATCGCCCAGCCGACGACGCGCAGCCCCAAGACGCTCGCCCGCGACACCGGCTATCTGTTCGTCACCTTTCCCAAGGGCGGCGCGCAAGGGGAAATCGCGGTGATGCTCGGCTTCAAGCCGAAGCCCGCCGCGGCACAGGCGAAACCCGGCGCGGCGGCGGCACCGGGCGACCCCTACCTGACGGTGGGCACCACCCGTTACGGCCTCGTGGTGAAGGACGAGAACGCCTGGATCCAGAACCAAGCCGACGAGCCGCGCATCGCCACCGAGATGAGCCGGACGCAGACCGCCACGATCCGCACCGTCTCCCAGCGCGGCAAGCCGACCCAGGACGATTACGCGCTCGGCGGCTTCTCGGAGGCGCTCAAGCGTGCCCGCGAGGAATGCAAGTAG
- a CDS encoding HAD family hydrolase, which yields MTDALPAPPPLALVIFDCDGVLIDSEPISLATLTRGLNGLGLAIGLDGVRERFAGTSMTSIMERVAREDGVTAPPGFVERVKAETLAAFEAELAAMAGIAEALGLLRLPFCVASSSDPVRLRRSLGLTGLLPLFADRVFSSAQVARGKPFPDLFLFAAERMGAAPEHCLVIEDSVPGVRAARAAGMRVVGFTGGGHWVHDRDGRDLLAAGAATVISAHADLGRIVAGG from the coding sequence ATGACGGACGCACTTCCCGCCCCGCCTCCCCTCGCCCTCGTGATCTTCGACTGCGACGGCGTGCTGATCGACAGCGAGCCGATCAGCCTCGCGACCCTGACGCGCGGCCTCAACGGCCTCGGCCTCGCCATCGGCCTCGACGGCGTGCGCGAGCGGTTCGCGGGCACCTCCATGACCTCGATCATGGAGCGCGTCGCCCGCGAGGACGGGGTGACGGCCCCGCCCGGCTTCGTCGAGCGGGTCAAGGCGGAGACGCTCGCGGCCTTCGAGGCGGAACTCGCCGCGATGGCCGGCATCGCCGAGGCGCTGGGGCTGCTGCGCCTCCCCTTCTGCGTCGCCTCCAGCAGCGATCCGGTGCGGCTGCGCCGCTCGCTCGGGCTCACCGGCCTGCTGCCGCTGTTTGCCGATCGCGTCTTCTCCTCGGCGCAGGTCGCGCGCGGAAAGCCGTTCCCGGATCTTTTCCTGTTCGCGGCGGAGCGGATGGGCGCCGCGCCCGAACACTGCCTGGTGATCGAGGACAGCGTGCCGGGGGTGCGGGCGGCGCGGGCGGCGGGCATGCGGGTCGTCGGCTTCACCGGTGGTGGCCATTGGGTCCACGACCGGGACGGGCGCGATCTCCTCGCAGCCGGCGCGGCGACGGTCATTTCGGCGCACGCGGATCTCGGGCGGATCGTGGCCGGAGGGTAA
- a CDS encoding carbamoyltransferase: MRTYLGLATTFHDPALALVGPDGAVLFAEAAERSLQYKRAPNCEPDPGSRMAGLLKRHVPEGAELVVATSWGEQFSEFLRGQAASGAFDLPVLAESPSTLNRSFVPERAERVFIADLHAMQARAGNGTVLALDSETRGFGGKPRATIAGRRRYAHHLAHAAYALWGSPFEAATALVVDGMGETGAAAIYRLHDGRIEEVRRQRGRGSVGFLYGLVTDLAGFDQIKGEEWKIMGLAPYGQTDADLMAILRRLYTVEDGRLKFSDEATVRAVAAEILSRRPADVGEQGWADLARCGQDVFCELMDVLVAEAWRLAPSENLVIAGGCGLNSSYNGRVLGRSGFEHLHVPSAPADDGNAIGAAWLALAEDDPSWKGPKREVRPLTPYLGSTVSTEPLERMAEWEPRARRLGHEGVTREAATILAAGGLVGWVQGRAEFGPRALGNRSILADPRPAHAKESLNAKVKYREAFRPFAPSILAEAGPDWFEDYADSPYMERTLVWREAVRERVPAVVHADGTGRLQSVTRARNPAYAALIAAFAELTGVPILLNTSFNVMGKPILHTAEDAILMFYTTGLDAIVVEDWILTKKAPA, encoded by the coding sequence ATGCGCACCTATCTCGGCCTCGCCACGACCTTCCACGATCCGGCGCTCGCCCTCGTCGGGCCGGACGGCGCCGTGCTGTTCGCCGAGGCCGCCGAGCGCTCCCTGCAATACAAGCGCGCCCCGAACTGCGAGCCCGATCCCGGCAGCCGCATGGCGGGCCTCCTGAAGCGCCACGTACCGGAGGGCGCCGAGCTCGTCGTCGCCACCTCCTGGGGCGAGCAGTTTTCGGAGTTTCTGAGGGGGCAGGCGGCGTCTGGCGCCTTCGACCTGCCGGTGCTCGCCGAGTCCCCCTCCACCCTCAACCGCTCCTTCGTGCCGGAGCGGGCCGAGCGGGTCTTCATCGCCGACCTCCACGCCATGCAGGCGCGGGCCGGCAACGGCACGGTGCTCGCCCTCGACAGCGAGACCCGCGGCTTCGGCGGCAAGCCGCGGGCGACCATCGCGGGCCGGCGCCGCTACGCCCACCATCTGGCGCACGCGGCCTACGCCCTGTGGGGCAGCCCGTTCGAGGCGGCGACCGCGCTGGTCGTCGACGGCATGGGCGAGACCGGCGCGGCGGCGATCTACCGCTTGCACGACGGGCGCATCGAGGAGGTGCGGCGCCAGCGCGGGCGCGGCTCGGTCGGCTTCCTCTACGGGCTGGTGACCGACCTCGCCGGGTTCGACCAGATCAAGGGCGAGGAATGGAAGATCATGGGGCTCGCGCCCTACGGCCAAACCGACGCGGACCTGATGGCGATCCTGCGCCGCCTGTACACGGTCGAGGACGGGCGCCTGAAGTTTTCGGACGAGGCCACCGTGCGGGCGGTCGCCGCCGAGATTCTTTCACGGCGCCCGGCGGACGTCGGGGAGCAGGGCTGGGCCGACCTCGCCCGCTGCGGCCAGGACGTCTTTTGCGAGTTGATGGACGTGCTGGTGGCCGAGGCGTGGCGTCTGGCGCCTTCGGAAAATCTCGTCATCGCGGGCGGCTGCGGGCTGAACTCCTCCTACAACGGGCGGGTGCTCGGGCGCTCGGGGTTCGAGCATCTCCACGTCCCGTCCGCGCCGGCCGACGACGGCAACGCCATCGGCGCCGCATGGCTGGCGCTCGCCGAGGACGATCCATCCTGGAAGGGCCCGAAGCGCGAGGTGCGCCCGCTCACGCCCTATCTCGGCTCGACCGTCTCGACGGAGCCGCTGGAGCGCATGGCCGAGTGGGAGCCGCGGGCCCGCCGCCTCGGTCACGAAGGGGTGACGCGGGAGGCGGCAACCATCCTCGCCGCGGGCGGCCTCGTCGGCTGGGTGCAGGGGCGGGCGGAGTTCGGCCCCCGGGCGCTCGGCAACCGCTCGATCCTCGCCGACCCGCGCCCGGCGCACGCCAAGGAATCCCTGAACGCCAAGGTGAAGTACCGCGAGGCGTTCCGGCCCTTCGCGCCCTCGATCCTCGCCGAGGCCGGACCGGACTGGTTCGAGGACTACGCCGACAGCCCGTACATGGAGCGGACGCTCGTCTGGCGCGAGGCGGTGCGCGAGCGCGTGCCGGCGGTGGTCCACGCCGACGGCACCGGCCGGCTCCAGAGCGTGACGCGGGCGCGCAACCCGGCCTACGCGGCGCTGATCGCGGCCTTCGCGGAGCTGACCGGCGTGCCGATCCTGCTCAACACCAGCTTCAACGTGATGGGCAAGCCGATCCTCCACACGGCGGAGGACGCGATCCTGATGTTCTACACGACGGGGCTCGACGCCATCGTGGTCGAGGACTGGATCCTGACGAAGAAGGCGCCGGCCTGA
- the murJ gene encoding murein biosynthesis integral membrane protein MurJ, with product MIRSILSVGGWTLVSRVTGFARDVVTAAVMGAGPVADAFVVAFRLPNHFRAIFGEGAFNTAFVPAYTHLEQAGAEGGGARFADRVLTLMLGVQVVLLAVALPAMPRVVRALAPGFSEDGERFALAVSLTRITFPYLLFMTLVTLFSGILNAHRRFAAAAGAPILLNLAMLAALALAFLFPNAAYAAAWGVSVSGVLQFALVWWDARARAYAPRLTKPTLRDPDLIRFLKILGPAVIGSAGFQIAAFADTIIASFLPTGAVAALYYADRLYQLPFGVIAIAAGTVLLPEMSRRIAAGDVAGAHAAQNRAAGFSLALSAPFMVAFLTLPGLIMAALFQRGAFSAQDAARAASVLAAYGLALPAVVLVRSGVASFNARQDTTTPLYASLTAIAVNVALKLVLTGPYGVAGLALATAIGQWINLALLYGLALRRGWTAPGRGLGVTVAAVVVASAVLAGFAIHGLPFAERIVPALPHFREIAVLALLGLAGALAYAGTLLAVMGVFGVRLRRR from the coding sequence ATGATCCGCTCGATCCTCTCCGTCGGCGGCTGGACGCTGGTCTCGCGGGTCACGGGCTTTGCCCGCGACGTGGTGACGGCCGCCGTGATGGGCGCGGGGCCGGTGGCGGATGCCTTCGTCGTCGCCTTCCGCCTGCCGAACCACTTTCGCGCGATCTTCGGCGAGGGAGCGTTCAACACCGCCTTCGTGCCGGCCTACACCCATCTGGAACAGGCGGGCGCCGAGGGCGGCGGCGCGCGTTTCGCCGACCGTGTCCTCACCCTGATGCTGGGGGTGCAGGTGGTCCTGCTCGCCGTCGCGCTCCCGGCGATGCCGCGGGTGGTGCGGGCGCTGGCGCCGGGCTTCTCGGAGGACGGGGAGCGGTTCGCCCTGGCGGTGAGCCTGACGCGGATCACCTTCCCCTACCTGCTGTTCATGACGCTGGTGACGCTGTTCTCCGGCATCCTCAACGCGCATCGCCGCTTCGCCGCCGCGGCCGGCGCGCCGATCCTCCTCAACCTCGCCATGCTGGCCGCGCTCGCGCTGGCCTTCCTGTTCCCGAACGCGGCCTACGCCGCCGCCTGGGGCGTCTCGGTGTCGGGCGTGCTGCAATTCGCGCTCGTGTGGTGGGATGCGCGGGCCCGCGCCTACGCCCCGCGGCTGACGAAGCCGACCCTGCGCGATCCCGACCTGATCCGCTTCCTCAAGATCCTGGGGCCCGCGGTGATCGGCTCGGCCGGCTTCCAGATCGCGGCGTTCGCCGACACCATCATCGCCAGCTTCCTGCCGACCGGCGCGGTCGCGGCGCTCTACTACGCCGACCGGCTCTACCAGCTCCCCTTCGGCGTCATCGCCATCGCCGCCGGCACCGTGCTCCTGCCCGAGATGAGCCGGCGCATCGCCGCGGGCGACGTGGCCGGGGCGCACGCGGCGCAGAACCGGGCCGCCGGCTTCTCGCTGGCGCTCTCGGCCCCTTTCATGGTCGCCTTCCTGACCCTGCCGGGGCTGATCATGGCCGCCCTGTTCCAGCGCGGCGCCTTCTCCGCGCAGGACGCGGCGCGCGCCGCTTCCGTGCTCGCGGCCTACGGGCTGGCGCTGCCCGCCGTGGTGCTGGTGCGCTCGGGCGTGGCGAGCTTCAACGCCCGGCAGGACACGACGACGCCGCTCTACGCCTCGCTCACGGCGATCGCCGTCAACGTCGCGCTCAAGCTGGTGCTGACCGGCCCCTACGGCGTCGCCGGCCTCGCGCTCGCCACCGCCATCGGCCAGTGGATCAACCTCGCCCTGCTCTACGGCCTCGCCCTGCGCCGCGGCTGGACCGCGCCGGGGCGGGGGCTCGGCGTCACCGTCGCGGCGGTGGTCGTGGCGAGCGCGGTGCTGGCGGGATTTGCCATCCACGGCCTGCCCTTCGCCGAGCGGATCGTGCCCGCCCTGCCCCATTTCCGGGAGATCGCGGTTCTCGCCCTGCTCGGGCTCGCCGGGGCGCTCGCCTATGCCGGCACCCTGCTCGCGGTGATGGGCGTGTTCGGCGTGCGGTTGCGCCGCAGGTAG